TCAATACTCGTCCCAACCCAACGGCAAGTGCCTGTGGAACATATCCTACGGGAGAATATGAAGCTGTTACCGATGTATCCATAAAAACCTTCCTAGTTTCATCAAGAGGTACATAGACAAGTGCGGCTTTTGTATTTCCAAGTTTATATTTCAAAGTAGGGCGTGTTTGTATTGCGCCTCCACCCTCAATCGCTTCTTGTACTTTTTGGAAGCTCACCGGTATATCACTTCCTGTGATACCATCCTTTTGCGAAGGAATGAACTCAAAATTAGAAATTTGATATGCTCGCAAAAAATGCGCCGCTTCATCAGGTGTTTGTAGCGGCGGAATAGCTAAAATGAAAATTCCACCGAAAAGTAGTGTTACCCAAACGAAGAAACCTTGAGGGGTTTTACACATAGCAATAAGTTTGATGAGTTTTTTTCGCATTATCTAAGTAGAATCGGTAATGTCTGGTAGAGTCTATGGTATAAAGCAAATGTTGCGCCCAGTAAAATGATGACCGATAGGCAGACTATGATTATTTTAACATTTTTTTGGTTTTTGAAATAATTTCCAACACACGCAAGGAGTATCACGGGAAGCAATGGAATGAAATAGCGTGCCTGTAGCCCGATAATGCTTGACTGATAAAGGGTCGAGCTGTAGATATACAATGCTGTTGAAATTATCAAAATAGTAATACTGCTCGCAACTAGAAGCGCTAATTTCCAAATAATAGGGCCGCGACTTTTCATTGACCTCATCACATCTTCGCGTGAATTTTTTACTCCTACCGAAAGTACCACTGCCGTCATAGCCAAGTAGCTAAAAAAAGCTGGCAGAGGTACGCTATTCCACACCGCATTACCAAAAAGCGCATCAAGCGGAGCTTGTTCGTTCGTAAAGAATGTATAGTATAGCGTCTTTATGTAGAGTATTGGTTCATGAAGTATGAAACTCTTTTGCATAGGAAAATTTGACTGGAGATTTGAATTTGTATCTACATAACTAACCATTGTTGTCCAGATTAAGTTTGGGATAATTGCGATAAGCGTTGCGGCAAGAGCAGTAATAACTACTCTCTTGCTAATAGGCGTCTTTTTAATAAAAGGGATTACGAGTATGAGCAATGTGAGTGGTGCGTATGCCAGTTTTACAAATGTTAATAACATCCCTAGAAATGCCAAAATAACGTAGTTTCGCGTGGTCGGTTGCTTACTGCTGTATACGATATTGGTAATATACATTAGAAATAGTACCGCAACGCCAAGGAGCGGCCCGTCAGCGCCCACAGACGCCGCTTGTATGACAGTAACAGGTAGTAGACCAATGACAAATATAATCCACTTCCCTGCTTTGATGTGTCTAATAGCCAAGAAGAAAGCTAATCCAACCGCCAATAACCCGACGAGACGAGCAATAATAAGAATAACTAAGAACGGCGAATGTAGCATAGTTCCAACTTTAAATATGGGAATATATAGCGCATATGTAACTGGTGAATATAGCGCAGCTCCACTAAAATTAATAGATGTCTTGCTTCCATCATCCTTATATTTCAGAATATTCGGGTGGGCATCATATAGGCCGTTGGCTTTTTTCGTCTTATCAGCAGCACTCGCACCAGCATCTCGTACACCAGCATCCTTATAGAGATTAACCAGCCCCGAGGCAACCTCACCACCATACGCCTTATTACCCGCAGGGCTTAACACTGGTTCGGAGAAAAGATTGCCCTTCGAGAGTTGGTAAATGCGATAGGTATGGTCTGGCTCATCAGTGTTCCAGCCTGGCGGAATAAGAAATACTGTTATGATTCCAAAAACCAAAAAGATTATAAGAAATAGTGTTTCAAGCTTTCCCGTCTTTATCATACTAGCAATACGAAAGACGGATATCTTTTTAAAAATATCTTTCATTCTCATCATTGTATCAGGAAGTGCTATATAACGAACAGTCTACTCAGATCCGCGCTAGAGAGAGGAACCTGTTGGAAACATATCCAGTACATAATTACTCGCTCTGATTGTATTCTGCGTTGTTCCACCTAGATTTAGATACATTTGATATCCACTAATTGGCAACTTTTGTGAATTTTTAAGCTGGTATATCGTTCCGTTTGGAGCGAGGAAGAATCCTGGTGTGTCTTTCCACTCCAAAATACTACAGTTTATATCGCTCAAGACTGTATATTGAGCGCCCGGAAGGCTAATATCGTAGGCTTTACCTCCTACTGCAAGACCCTGTTTTACCCCACATTTCACCGTTGGCCTTAATACGTCAGCTTCAGTTGCATATTTGCTCATTACGCCATCAGAAACGATATTAAGTGTAGTTGATCCGAGTTCTGTCGAAGGATTGAATGAGTTCATAGGAATCTTTTTATTCAAACCATTAACCATATAGACTGTTGCATCATTTTGTGTCTTCACTAGTCCACCTGGACTTAAAACCGTCGCACCTTCAGTTACTGAGTTAATATAATAGTCCGAAAGATTTAGAATTGTTGGGTTTGCATTTATAGCAAGTAAGTCCATCCAACCCTGGATAGTCCTCTT
This portion of the Candidatus Saccharimonadales bacterium genome encodes:
- a CDS encoding DUF2142 domain-containing protein; the protein is MKDIFKKISVFRIASMIKTGKLETLFLIIFLVFGIITVFLIPPGWNTDEPDHTYRIYQLSKGNLFSEPVLSPAGNKAYGGEVASGLVNLYKDAGVRDAGASAADKTKKANGLYDAHPNILKYKDDGSKTSINFSGAALYSPVTYALYIPIFKVGTMLHSPFLVILIIARLVGLLAVGLAFFLAIRHIKAGKWIIFVIGLLPVTVIQAASVGADGPLLGVAVLFLMYITNIVYSSKQPTTRNYVILAFLGMLLTFVKLAYAPLTLLILVIPFIKKTPISKRVVITALAATLIAIIPNLIWTTMVSYVDTNSNLQSNFPMQKSFILHEPILYIKTLYYTFFTNEQAPLDALFGNAVWNSVPLPAFFSYLAMTAVVLSVGVKNSREDVMRSMKSRGPIIWKLALLVASSITILIISTALYIYSSTLYQSSIIGLQARYFIPLLPVILLACVGNYFKNQKNVKIIIVCLSVIILLGATFALYHRLYQTLPILLR